Proteins encoded together in one Dermacentor variabilis isolate Ectoservices chromosome 2, ASM5094787v1, whole genome shotgun sequence window:
- the LOC142572545 gene encoding tetraspanin-6-like — protein sequence MGKLMQTAGCINLMKFLLMTFNIIFGVTGLVLLILGVWMNVSLYHVLKLSTDYNRHMPLLFIATGLLVLLVAVLACVATAKGQSVLLYIFGSLLVLVFVAELTAGIVGYMYIRQVREGIGRGMNSSLAHYSGNGGMADETVDFVQDKLTCCGLNNPDDWAETDFYKKNNHYPKSCCSSRAICNPEDPSLHLEGCYVKVIRFLDTNLSAIAGGAVGFAFFQLVGVLLSFCLASNINKAKYERV from the exons ATGGGAAAACTAATGCAAACAGCAGGCTGTATTAACCTCATGAAGTTTTTGCTCATGACGTTCAATATAATATTTGGC GTGACGGGCCTGGTGCTGCTCATCCTTGGTGTATGGATGAACGTGTCACTGTACCATGTGCTGAAACTCTCGACCGACTACAACCGGCACATGCCATTGCTCTTCATTGCCACTGGCCTGCTTGTGCTCCTGGTGGCAGTGCTTGCCTGTGTGGCCACAGCCAAGGGCCAGTCTGTTCTCCTGTACATT TTTGGCTCTCTGCTGGTGCTGGTCTTTGTGGCGGAGCTGACGGCTGGCATAGTGGGATACATGTACATCCGGCAGGTGCGCGAGGGCATCGGCCGTGGCATGAATTCCTCCCTAGCACACTACAGCGGCAATGGTGGCATGGCTGATGAGACCGTGGACTTTGTCCAAGACAAG TTGACATGCTGTGGCCTGAATAATCCGGATGACTGGGCGGAGACTGATTTCTACAAGAAAAACAACCATTACCCCAAGAGCTGCTGTTCCAGCCGTGCCATCTGCAATCCAGAAGATCCCAGTCTGCATCTAGAG GGCTGCTACGTGAAGGTTATTCGTTTCTTGGACACAAACCTGAGTGCCATCGCAGGTGGTGCTGTCGGCTTTGCATTCTTTCAG CTTGTTGGAGTGCTGTTGTCCTTCTGTCTGGCCTCAAATATCAACAAGGCCAAGTACGAGCGTGTCTAA